One genomic window of Procambarus clarkii isolate CNS0578487 chromosome 43, FALCON_Pclarkii_2.0, whole genome shotgun sequence includes the following:
- the LOC123755826 gene encoding major facilitator superfamily domain-containing protein 3 isoform X2, with product MAFKTNSFLFNSDHLDCSIQGSYIAPDDVLSIGCMLLALNVFSAVQDVAVDGLALQVLTQDQLGLGNTIQVVLYKVGCFVGGAGLTHLLVITDWTITFTILAFLYFCTAVWATYLPNKSIIPGACCKQDTKDNICSNNTYSKRERLAYPTKECTGQDYAMKKNTGQDRTTKENTEQDPASALSLHSQGDPQTKQVFSILKEVINTPGTLWLSVYVLLYKMGERGAINNMPLYLLDKGLSKQSLAFWNGTVCQGLSIIGSFYGGIVLLKPNVNNKTMLIKHSTYRLVSVMIQYLVIIFFELFRNFNTSVLHSIGIVSLCSISYSSGVISTASFTLMMTVSRECSVSTQASHYSALASVEVAGKLLFATLAGFIIDYVGMSWTFALLIILCTIPLIVLKAMPEKLCHLKEE from the exons ATGGCCTTCAAGACAAATTCATTCCTGTTCAACTCCGATCACTTGGACTGCAGTATTCAAG GTTCGTATATTGCCCCAGATGATGTGTTGAGCATAGGATGTATGTTGCTGGCTCTTAATGTATTCTCTGCTGTGCAAGATGTTGCAGTTGACGGATTAGCTCTTCAAGTACTTACTCAAGATCAACTTGGGCTGGGAAACACCATTCAA GTGGTCCTTTACAAAGTGGGTTGCTTTGTGGGCGGTGCAGGACTTACCCACCTGCTGGTTATTACAGATTGGACGATAACCTTCACTATCTTAGCTTTTTTATATTTCTGTACAGCGGTTTGGGCTACATACCTGCCCAATAAAAGTATCATACCAGGGGCCTGCTGTAAACAAGATACAAAAGACAATATCTGTTCCAATAATACGTATTCTAAAAGAGAGAGGCTTGCTTATCCCACAAAGGAATGTACTGGGCAAGATTACGCTATGAAGAAAAATACTGGACAGGATCGTACCACGAAGGAAAATACTGAGCAGGATCCTGCCTCTGCATTGTCTTTGCATAGCCAAGGTGATCCACAAACAAAACAAGTATTTTCTATTTTAAAGGAAGTCATTAATACTCCAGGTACACTTTGGTTAAGTGTTTATGTTTTGCTGTATAAAATGGGTGAGAGAGGGGCCATAAACAACATGCCATTATATCTACTAGATAAAGGTTTATCCAAACAAAGTTTAGCCTTTTGGAATGGAACTGTTTGTCAGGGGCTTTCAATAATAGGGTCATTTTATGGGGGTATTGTTTTGTTAAAACCAAATGTTAACAATAAGACTATGTTAATTAAACATTCCACTTATAGACTAGTTTCTGTTATGATACAGTATCTTGTGATAATATTTTTTGAGCTTTTTAGAAATTTCAATACATCTGTTTTACATTCCATAGGCATTGTATCTTTATGTTCAATTAGCTACAGTAGTGGAGTGATATCCACAGCATCATTTACACTTATGATGACAGTCAGCAGAGAGTGCAGTGTGTCCACACAAGCAAGTCATTATAGCGCACTGGCTTCTGTTGAGGTTGCTGGGAAACTGCTTTTCGCAACACTTGCCGGTTTTATTATTGATTATGTTGGGATGTCATGGACATTTGCATTACTAATAATCTTGTGTACAATTCCTTTAATAGTTTTAAAAGCTATGCCTGAAAAGCTGTGTCATTTAAAAGAAGAATAA
- the LOC123755826 gene encoding major facilitator superfamily domain-containing protein 3 isoform X1: protein MWKLAHMKKAVPLASLGWLYLVQGIPYGLQDKFIPVQLRSLGLQYSSVSLLKILLVPWIAKGLWAPIVEVWGGRHRWLVCSLLALAGSSYAGSYIAPDDVLSIGCMLLALNVFSAVQDVAVDGLALQVLTQDQLGLGNTIQVVLYKVGCFVGGAGLTHLLVITDWTITFTILAFLYFCTAVWATYLPNKSIIPGACCKQDTKDNICSNNTYSKRERLAYPTKECTGQDYAMKKNTGQDRTTKENTEQDPASALSLHSQGDPQTKQVFSILKEVINTPGTLWLSVYVLLYKMGERGAINNMPLYLLDKGLSKQSLAFWNGTVCQGLSIIGSFYGGIVLLKPNVNNKTMLIKHSTYRLVSVMIQYLVIIFFELFRNFNTSVLHSIGIVSLCSISYSSGVISTASFTLMMTVSRECSVSTQASHYSALASVEVAGKLLFATLAGFIIDYVGMSWTFALLIILCTIPLIVLKAMPEKLCHLKEE from the exons ATGTGGAAATTGGCACACATGAAGAAAGCAGTTCCACTTGCTTCCTTGGGATGGCTCTATCTTGTCCAAGGAATCCCATATGGCCTTCAAGACAAATTCATTCCTGTTCAACTCCGATCACTTGGACTGCAGTATTCAAG TGTTTCCTTATTAAAAATACTATTAGTGCCTTGGATTGCTAAAGGCTTATGGGCACCCATAGTGGAGGTATGGGGTGGGAGACATCGCTGGCTGGTGTGCTCCCTTCTCGCCCTAGCTGGGTCTTCTTATGCAG GTTCGTATATTGCCCCAGATGATGTGTTGAGCATAGGATGTATGTTGCTGGCTCTTAATGTATTCTCTGCTGTGCAAGATGTTGCAGTTGACGGATTAGCTCTTCAAGTACTTACTCAAGATCAACTTGGGCTGGGAAACACCATTCAA GTGGTCCTTTACAAAGTGGGTTGCTTTGTGGGCGGTGCAGGACTTACCCACCTGCTGGTTATTACAGATTGGACGATAACCTTCACTATCTTAGCTTTTTTATATTTCTGTACAGCGGTTTGGGCTACATACCTGCCCAATAAAAGTATCATACCAGGGGCCTGCTGTAAACAAGATACAAAAGACAATATCTGTTCCAATAATACGTATTCTAAAAGAGAGAGGCTTGCTTATCCCACAAAGGAATGTACTGGGCAAGATTACGCTATGAAGAAAAATACTGGACAGGATCGTACCACGAAGGAAAATACTGAGCAGGATCCTGCCTCTGCATTGTCTTTGCATAGCCAAGGTGATCCACAAACAAAACAAGTATTTTCTATTTTAAAGGAAGTCATTAATACTCCAGGTACACTTTGGTTAAGTGTTTATGTTTTGCTGTATAAAATGGGTGAGAGAGGGGCCATAAACAACATGCCATTATATCTACTAGATAAAGGTTTATCCAAACAAAGTTTAGCCTTTTGGAATGGAACTGTTTGTCAGGGGCTTTCAATAATAGGGTCATTTTATGGGGGTATTGTTTTGTTAAAACCAAATGTTAACAATAAGACTATGTTAATTAAACATTCCACTTATAGACTAGTTTCTGTTATGATACAGTATCTTGTGATAATATTTTTTGAGCTTTTTAGAAATTTCAATACATCTGTTTTACATTCCATAGGCATTGTATCTTTATGTTCAATTAGCTACAGTAGTGGAGTGATATCCACAGCATCATTTACACTTATGATGACAGTCAGCAGAGAGTGCAGTGTGTCCACACAAGCAAGTCATTATAGCGCACTGGCTTCTGTTGAGGTTGCTGGGAAACTGCTTTTCGCAACACTTGCCGGTTTTATTATTGATTATGTTGGGATGTCATGGACATTTGCATTACTAATAATCTTGTGTACAATTCCTTTAATAGTTTTAAAAGCTATGCCTGAAAAGCTGTGTCATTTAAAAGAAGAATAA